A genomic stretch from Cloacibacterium caeni includes:
- a CDS encoding putative LPS assembly protein LptD — MIKNGLKNTLQILIILIFNNFLAQNKLENAPKNSDKVTAVSKTDTVKIEREQIDDIVRSKADNIRNEVPKKMSYLNQNAEVSYQDMKINADYIQIDWDKGMIYARGKIDSTGKMVEPAIATQGGKKYEYESFNYNYKTKQAIAYNARTEESEGVIVAEKTKKVNDSVFYLKRGKYTTDEYFLKKKDTIADYYLLAPDIKLVKGKSNSKLITGPIQMYLEQVPTPLILPFAILPFSEKRMAGILIPSFGERQDVGFFLNSLGYYLPIGEHFDVKTYFDYYTKGSWNFRPEVTYRKNYKYNGSFRGEIGTTIRGIKGLENYTKSSVYNIAWTHTQDTKANPFFNFSASVNITSNKFYNNTVNNSHIFNQSALNAQQNSTVSFTKRFLNLPITITGTGSYSQNFTTGLTDIRLPQLNVSTNQFYLFKPKTGVRTGLLENINVNTGLQFSNYVSGVKSGDLFTKTMWDNMQTGAKNNIALATNTTVAKFFTFSLGANIDNVATTKTISKNYNPVTNTLERNLNKNLTGYSTFSTSASLQTVLYGMLKFGEKSKIQAIRHMVTPSIGFTYSPDFGDPKFGYFKSYYDERGVLTTYSIFEGGMFGSPNQGLTQSIGFNINNNLEMKVRSKTDSTGTKKVKIFESLNISGGYNFAADKYKWSLISISTQTSFFQNKLSVNSNVSIDPYQIVFIPGQENGIRTENFGHFNIQSFSMNFSFPLNNETFGKKEDLATKYKTKGEIRNEVYYFDQDNYSRFNQPWTLNLNANYGYSKNNTRFGKSVASLGLDGSVKLTPYWSLSGNTHYDFVSKSLAYTRLGFSRDQRSFSFTFNWVPFGQYKVYDFFISIKANILKDAVKYKERSFQQSGSTF, encoded by the coding sequence TTGATTAAAAACGGTCTCAAAAATACCTTACAAATTTTAATTATCCTAATTTTTAACAATTTTTTAGCACAAAATAAGCTAGAAAATGCGCCTAAAAATAGTGATAAGGTAACTGCTGTTTCTAAAACAGATACCGTAAAAATAGAACGAGAACAAATAGATGATATTGTACGTTCTAAAGCGGATAATATTAGAAACGAAGTTCCGAAAAAAATGTCTTATCTCAATCAAAATGCAGAAGTTTCATATCAAGATATGAAGATTAATGCAGATTATATCCAAATAGATTGGGACAAAGGAATGATTTACGCAAGAGGAAAAATAGATTCTACAGGCAAAATGGTAGAGCCTGCTATTGCTACTCAAGGTGGTAAAAAATACGAATACGAAAGTTTTAATTACAATTATAAAACCAAACAAGCCATTGCTTACAATGCCAGAACAGAAGAAAGCGAAGGCGTAATTGTAGCAGAAAAAACCAAAAAAGTAAACGATTCTGTTTTTTATCTCAAAAGAGGAAAATATACTACAGACGAATATTTCCTTAAGAAAAAAGATACCATAGCAGATTATTATTTGCTTGCGCCAGATATTAAATTGGTAAAAGGGAAAAGTAACTCTAAATTGATTACAGGTCCTATCCAAATGTATCTGGAACAAGTTCCTACACCGCTTATTTTACCATTTGCAATTCTTCCGTTTTCTGAAAAAAGAATGGCTGGGATTCTTATTCCGAGTTTTGGGGAAAGACAAGACGTGGGATTTTTCTTGAATAGTTTGGGGTATTATTTGCCAATTGGTGAGCATTTTGATGTGAAAACCTACTTTGATTATTATACCAAGGGAAGTTGGAACTTTAGGCCAGAAGTAACTTATCGAAAAAATTATAAGTACAATGGTTCTTTTCGAGGAGAAATAGGAACTACCATCAGAGGAATAAAAGGTCTAGAAAATTATACCAAAAGCAGTGTTTATAATATTGCATGGACACATACTCAAGATACTAAAGCCAATCCGTTTTTTAATTTTTCGGCATCTGTAAATATTACGAGCAACAAATTCTACAATAACACGGTTAATAACTCCCATATTTTTAACCAAAGTGCTCTAAATGCACAACAAAACTCTACGGTGAGCTTTACCAAAAGATTTTTGAATTTACCAATAACCATCACGGGAACAGGTAGTTATTCGCAAAATTTTACTACGGGACTTACCGATATTAGATTGCCACAGCTGAATGTTTCTACCAATCAGTTTTACTTATTTAAACCTAAAACCGGTGTAAGAACTGGGCTTCTAGAGAATATTAATGTCAACACAGGTTTGCAATTTAGCAACTATGTTTCTGGAGTGAAAAGTGGTGATTTATTTACCAAAACTATGTGGGATAATATGCAAACTGGTGCTAAAAACAACATTGCACTCGCTACGAACACTACTGTTGCTAAATTTTTCACATTTTCATTAGGCGCTAATATTGATAACGTAGCAACTACTAAAACAATTAGCAAGAACTACAATCCAGTTACCAATACTTTAGAAAGAAATTTAAATAAAAATTTGACGGGTTATTCTACGTTTTCTACATCTGCAAGTTTGCAAACCGTTTTGTATGGAATGTTGAAATTTGGTGAAAAATCTAAAATCCAAGCCATCAGACACATGGTAACTCCGAGTATTGGATTTACGTATTCTCCAGATTTTGGAGATCCAAAGTTTGGATATTTCAAAAGTTATTATGACGAAAGAGGCGTTTTAACCACTTATTCTATTTTTGAAGGAGGGATGTTTGGTTCACCTAATCAAGGTTTAACACAGTCTATTGGTTTCAATATCAATAACAACCTAGAGATGAAGGTGAGAAGTAAAACCGATTCTACAGGAACCAAAAAAGTTAAAATTTTTGAAAGTTTAAATATTTCTGGAGGTTATAATTTTGCTGCTGATAAATACAAATGGTCATTGATTTCGATTAGTACACAGACTTCTTTCTTCCAAAATAAATTAAGTGTCAATTCTAATGTTTCGATAGATCCTTATCAAATTGTATTTATTCCAGGCCAAGAAAACGGTATTAGAACTGAGAATTTCGGGCATTTTAATATCCAGAGTTTCAGCATGAATTTTTCTTTCCCTCTGAACAATGAAACTTTTGGAAAAAAAGAAGATTTAGCGACCAAGTATAAAACCAAAGGAGAAATCCGAAACGAAGTCTATTATTTTGATCAAGATAATTACTCCCGATTTAATCAACCTTGGACTTTGAATCTTAATGCCAATTATGGTTATTCTAAAAACAATACCAGATTTGGGAAAAGTGTAGCTTCACTAGGTTTAGATGGTAGCGTAAAACTTACACCTTATTGGAGTTTAAGCGGAAACACGCATTATGATTTTGTTTCAAAAAGTTTAGCGTATACCAGATTAGGATTTTCTAGAGACCAAAGAAGTTTCTCTTTTACCTTTAATTGGGTCCCTTTTGGTCAATATAAAGTATATGATTTCTTTATCAGCATAAAAGCAAATATTTTAAAAGACGCCGTAAAATACAAGGAAAGAAGTTTCCAACAAAGTGGCAGTACTTTTTAA
- a CDS encoding N-acetylmuramoyl-L-alanine amidase family protein → MKTHKHAFNIILTVLFLIFAQLGAQKKFVIVLDAGHGGSDVGATRKYENIGLVQEKDVTLGIVLKLGRMLEKNKDYKIIYTRKIDEYPSLADRTDLANRSHADLFISVHCNASTKSTPYGTETYVQGPDQNKTNLEVAKRENDVIFLDDKDRERFASYDPTSPESLIALRIQQSKYLESSLIFGGYVEENFVKKDKRYSRGVMQKNLHVLRLNAMPSVLIETGFISNAEEAAYLASDKGQDEIAESIYDAITSYKKRIDRNQKKIVEEPKELPLKNDFRILLMSTPNKYTVGDPALKGLNYILTIKENGLYKYYYSVTNFASIKENNLKTAKDAGFRNATAVSFIPNQNMNTGYYRLEVYSGKDKLPNSSPVIKLLKEVERVKANGIFYYTYGNVKSLEAAIKLQKDLEEKGITNTTIEKVYK, encoded by the coding sequence ATGAAGACGCATAAACACGCATTTAATATAATTTTAACAGTATTATTTTTAATTTTCGCACAATTAGGCGCACAAAAGAAGTTTGTTATTGTATTAGATGCAGGTCACGGCGGTTCTGATGTGGGAGCAACTAGAAAATACGAAAACATAGGATTAGTACAAGAAAAAGACGTTACACTAGGCATTGTATTGAAGTTAGGCAGAATGCTCGAAAAAAATAAAGATTACAAAATTATTTACACCAGAAAAATAGACGAATATCCTTCTCTAGCAGATAGAACAGACCTTGCCAATAGAAGTCATGCCGATTTATTTATCTCTGTACATTGCAATGCAAGCACTAAATCTACACCTTACGGAACCGAAACTTATGTACAAGGTCCAGACCAAAACAAAACCAATTTAGAAGTTGCCAAAAGAGAAAATGACGTAATTTTCTTAGATGATAAAGACCGCGAAAGATTCGCTTCTTACGACCCAACTTCTCCAGAATCATTAATTGCATTAAGAATTCAGCAAAGTAAATATCTAGAAAGCAGTTTGATTTTCGGAGGTTATGTAGAAGAAAATTTTGTAAAAAAAGACAAAAGATATTCCAGAGGAGTGATGCAGAAAAACCTTCACGTACTACGTCTAAATGCGATGCCATCTGTTTTAATAGAAACGGGATTCATCAGTAATGCTGAAGAGGCGGCATATTTAGCTTCTGACAAAGGTCAAGATGAAATTGCAGAATCTATTTACGACGCCATTACCAGTTATAAAAAACGCATCGATAGAAACCAGAAAAAAATAGTAGAAGAACCAAAAGAACTTCCTCTGAAAAATGATTTCAGAATTCTTTTGATGAGCACTCCAAACAAATATACAGTGGGAGATCCCGCTCTCAAAGGACTTAATTACATCTTAACCATCAAAGAAAATGGTTTGTACAAATACTATTATAGCGTAACTAATTTTGCTTCTATTAAGGAGAATAATCTTAAAACCGCGAAAGATGCTGGATTTAGAAATGCTACTGCTGTAAGTTTTATTCCTAATCAAAACATGAATACTGGTTATTACCGATTAGAAGTATACAGTGGAAAAGATAAATTACCTAACTCTTCACCAGTTATAAAATTATTAAAAGAAGTAGAAAGAGTAAAAGCTAATGGCATATTCTATTACACTTACGGCAATGTAAAATCTCTAGAAGCGGCTATTAAACTACAAAAAGACCTTGAAGAAAAGGGTATTACCAATACTACAATAGAAAAAGTTTATAAATAA
- the rpsT gene encoding 30S ribosomal protein S20, giving the protein MANHKSALKRIRQSEKRRLRNRYYHKTARTAVKVLRNEENKAAASEQLPKVISLLDKLVKKNIIHKNKAANLKSKLTKHVNKLA; this is encoded by the coding sequence ATGGCAAATCATAAATCAGCACTTAAGAGAATCAGACAATCTGAGAAAAGAAGATTGAGAAACAGATACTATCACAAAACTGCTAGAACAGCTGTGAAAGTATTAAGAAATGAAGAAAACAAAGCAGCTGCTTCAGAGCAATTGCCGAAAGTAATCTCTTTATTAGACAAACTAGTAAAGAAGAATATTATTCACAAAAACAAAGCTGCTAACTTAAAAAGTAAGTTAACTAAACACGTTAACAAGTTAGCTTAA